From one Paroceanicella profunda genomic stretch:
- a CDS encoding DUF411 domain-containing protein, whose translation MKRMTQALAITLALFPAAQALAEATAIDVRKTNGCGCCLSWMNHLEENGFVPTGQDMFGGSLVRFKLDNGVPQRMVSCHTALIDGYVIEGHVPAADIRRLLDERPDAVGLAVPGMPYGSPGMGPEDDREAYDVFLIREDGSTEVFSSYGEG comes from the coding sequence ATGAAACGCATGACCCAAGCTCTTGCCATCACGCTCGCCCTTTTCCCGGCGGCCCAGGCCCTCGCAGAGGCAACGGCGATCGACGTCCGCAAGACGAACGGTTGCGGCTGCTGCCTCTCGTGGATGAACCACCTCGAAGAGAACGGTTTTGTGCCGACCGGCCAGGACATGTTCGGTGGGTCGCTGGTTCGCTTCAAGCTCGACAACGGCGTGCCGCAGCGCATGGTCTCCTGCCACACCGCGCTCATTGACGGCTACGTGATCGAAGGCCATGTACCGGCCGCTGACATCCGCCGCCTTCTCGATGAGCGCCCGGACGCAGTCGGTCTCGCCGTGCCTGGGATGCCCTATGGCTCGCCCGGCATGGGGCCAGAAGACGACCGCGAGGCCTATGATGTCTTCCTCATCCGCGAGGACGGGTCGACGGAAGTCTTTTCGAGCTACGGCGAAGGATAA
- a CDS encoding SCO family protein, with protein sequence MRRRAILGYGAAGVGAVALMLFVGWWQVDGPGGPEPVGQRPVALTEMDFRLTDHEGNAVGPETLIGRPTMAFFGFTYCPDVCPTTLSDISGWLDDLGNEADEMNVVFITVDPERDTVETMAEYVGYFHPALRGWTGPEEQIARVADGFRATYEQVPTESGDYTMNHTASVFLFAASGRFVTMIDYHEAREFAVPKIRRALAEEMEGAT encoded by the coding sequence ATGCGGCGACGGGCGATCCTGGGGTACGGGGCGGCTGGTGTCGGGGCGGTCGCCCTGATGCTCTTCGTCGGTTGGTGGCAGGTCGATGGACCCGGTGGACCTGAACCTGTCGGGCAGCGGCCTGTGGCCCTGACCGAGATGGATTTCCGTCTGACGGATCATGAGGGCAACGCGGTCGGGCCGGAAACCCTGATCGGTCGCCCGACGATGGCGTTCTTCGGCTTCACCTACTGTCCCGATGTCTGCCCGACCACGCTCTCGGACATTTCGGGATGGCTCGACGATCTGGGAAACGAGGCCGACGAGATGAACGTGGTTTTCATCACGGTCGATCCCGAGCGCGACACTGTCGAAACGATGGCCGAATATGTCGGCTACTTCCATCCTGCGCTCCGTGGCTGGACGGGGCCGGAAGAGCAGATCGCGCGCGTCGCGGACGGCTTCCGCGCCACCTACGAGCAAGTACCGACGGAGAGCGGCGATTACACGATGAACCACACCGCGAGCGTCTTCCTGTTCGCAGCCTCTGGGCGGTTCGTCACCATGATCGACTATCACGAAGCCAGAGAATTCGCGGTGCCGAAGATCCGTCGCGCGCTGGCAGAAGAAATGGAGGGGGCGACATGA
- the lspA gene encoding signal peptidase II, with amino-acid sequence MIGVFAALAAFAIDQITKAIVVANAVTLSAGISVFPGFNLVFYRNDGVTFGMLGGAPWWSLIALALAICVWLGVMLFRAENAVETLAYGAIIGGALGNVIDRVRYRAVTDFLDFYIGTTHWPAFNMADIFVVSGVGLLLAAPWISARRSIKS; translated from the coding sequence ATGATCGGCGTCTTTGCAGCGCTTGCTGCGTTCGCGATCGATCAGATCACCAAAGCCATTGTCGTTGCGAATGCCGTCACTTTAAGCGCCGGGATTTCCGTGTTTCCGGGATTCAACCTCGTCTTTTATCGTAATGACGGCGTGACTTTCGGGATGCTGGGCGGCGCTCCGTGGTGGAGCCTCATCGCTCTCGCTCTTGCCATCTGTGTTTGGCTGGGGGTTATGCTGTTTCGCGCCGAAAATGCGGTCGAAACACTTGCCTATGGCGCGATCATTGGCGGAGCCTTGGGCAATGTTATCGATCGTGTGCGGTATCGGGCTGTAACAGACTTTCTCGATTTCTACATTGGCACAACACATTGGCCTGCCTTCAACATGGCCGATATATTTGTTGTCAGTGGCGTGGGGCTCTTGCTCGCCGCGCCATGGATCAGCGCGCGGCGTTCGATCAAGTCGTGA